Proteins encoded in a region of the Phaenicophaeus curvirostris isolate KB17595 chromosome 1, BPBGC_Pcur_1.0, whole genome shotgun sequence genome:
- the CFAP298 gene encoding cilia- and flagella-associated protein 298 — translation MVRLHVKRGDESQFLLEAAGSSPLAQLAPLVARIYNGRLKVQRLCSEMEDLAEHGVSLPYNMQGLTDEQIEELKLKDEWAEKCVPSGGSVFKKDEMGRRNGHAPNEKMQQVIKKTIEEAKALISRKQVQANVCVNMEMVKDALDQLRGAVMIVYPMGLPPHDPVRMEFEDREDLSGTHAGLEVIEESQAQLWWAGKELKETKLLSDYVGKNEKTTIIVKIQKKGQGAPGREPLISHEEQKQMMLYYYRKQEELKKLEEEDDDSFLNAEWADNHALKRQFHGVKDIKWGPR, via the exons ATGGTGCGGCTGCACGTGAAGCGCGGCGATGAGAGCCAGTTCCTGCTGGAGGCGGCCGGCAGCAGCCCCCTGGCCCAGCTGGCGCCCCTCGTCGCCCGCATCTACAACGGGAGGCTGAAGGTGCAGCGCCTGTGCTCAG AGATGGAGGACCTGGCAGAGCATGGTGTTAGCTTGCCTTATAATATGCAAGGACTGACAGATGAGCAAATCGAAGAACTGAAGTTAAAGGATGAGTGGGCAGAAAAGTGTGTACCAAGTGGTGGAAGTGTCTTCAAGAAGGATGAAATGGGGCGAAGAAATGGACATG CTCCAAATGAAAAAATGCAGCAAGTTATAAAGAAGACAATAGAGGAAGCCAAGGCATTAATCTCCAGG AAACAAGTTCAGGCCAATGTGTGTGTTAATATGGAGATGGTGAAAGATGCCTTGGACCAGCTCCGAGGGGCTGTGATGATTGTGTATCCAATGGGATTGCCTCCACATGATCCAGTCAGGATGGAGTTTGAAGATAGAGAAGACTTGTCGGGAACACAT gCTGGACTTGAAGTTATAGAAGAATCACAAGCACAATTGTGGTGGGCAGGAAAGGAGttgaaagaaacaaagttgCTGTCTGACTATGTtggtaaaaatgagaaaactacCATCATTGTCAAGATACAGAAA AAAGGACAAGGAGCTCCAGGGCGTGAACCTCTGATTAGTCATGAAGAGCAAAAACAGATGATGCTGTATTACTACAGAAAGCAGGAAGAGCTTAAG AAACTAGAAGAGGAAGACGATGACTCATTTCTAAATGCTGAGTGGGCGGACAACCATGCTTTGAAAAGGCAATTTCATGGTGTAAAAGACATCAAATGGGGGCCAAGATGA